One Helianthus annuus cultivar XRQ/B chromosome 12, HanXRQr2.0-SUNRISE, whole genome shotgun sequence genomic region harbors:
- the LOC118484735 gene encoding uncharacterized protein LOC118484735 translates to MLKEGNSEATPAAKQITAEENKSNASPSTPKALVVEDYDWSEEITEAKEQVNKALMAKISSESSAKHFEKQTTGIPTGNNDADQGLKGILPSVESGDKAEKDAEKGKDKVQATAMKADASKEKADRDLIPLSVKKMCAMMMETAEGQK, encoded by the exons ATGTTGAAAGAGGGAAACAGTGAAGCTACTCCAGCTGCTAAACAGATCACTGCCGAAGAGAACAAAAGCAACGCTTCTCCCAGCACACCGAAGGCTTTGGTTGTTGAAGACTATGACTGGAGCGAAGAGATCACTGAAGCTAAGGAACAAGTCAACAAAGCACTGATGGCCAAAATCTCTAGTGAATCATCTGCAAAACACTTTGAGAAGCAGACAACGGGAATCCCAACTGGAAACAATGATGCTGACCAGGGATTGAAAGGTATTCTGCCTTCAGTGGAGTCTGGTGATAAAGCTGAAAAAGATGCTGAGAAAGGAAAGGATAAGGTTCAAGCTACAGCCATGAAAGCAGATGCATCAAAAGAGAAGGCTGACAGAGACTTG ATTCCATTgagtgtaaagaagatgtgtgcgatgatGATGGAGACTGCGGAGGGTCAAAAATAG